A stretch of DNA from Glycine max cultivar Williams 82 chromosome 18, Glycine_max_v4.0, whole genome shotgun sequence:
ACTTCATTCCAGGCTTAGATTAgttgaatttcaaaacaaaaatttgcaGCATAAAGCTCtccaattattttaaatgtaagcttttcagataaaatatataatctaGTCTCTTACACGTGAATCTGAACTGATGCATATATAAATCATAGACACAAACATATAACAGTTTGAAACAACATATTGCACCTAACTGTTATCTATGTCTCATATTTGTATGTATACTTGTTTAGCTAACAAATGCATTATATGCATTTTTTGACCTGAGAAGCAATGGGTGCAGATAGCAGCAGAACCAACAATATTACTCCGAAGTCCTAACAAGTGTGCTTAATGTTTATGCACAAAATGGAATGGCCAGATGCACCCCAGGGCACAGTTATCATGTTGAAATTCAACAAATCCTTTCCTAATTCTTGAGAAGTATCTGTCCTGCCAATAACCCTTCAATATATTCATCCAAACAATAAAAGGAGGGggtaaaaacaaaaactagatGGAGCAATTGTAAAACGATGATCTAAGAAGAAAATTGTGTACAAACTAAAAATGAACTGTAAGACTTATAAACTTAAGCAGAGAGCACTCTTGGTCAATGTTGCATTCTCAAAAAGGACCAAACAAGtactttttttccaaaataaagaTTTAGCAACAAAACTAGGGATGGTCCTAATGAAGTCTCACCCCCAAAACTTTGTTTATCAATGCATCTCAGTCATTCCTCAACTCTTGTGTCCCAGTGTTTGAGCCTGAAGGTTTTGGTTGTCTTCTAAGAGTCTATCATATTCAAGCAGTAGATCTGCAGCTTGCTTTTGGAGGGAAGCAACATGTGCTTCGGCGGTCTCAACTTTCTTATCCTTCTCTTCAGATTCCAATTTTATCTTTTCCAAACTTTTGGACAGATGTGAAAGTTCTTCCTTTAGCTGTTTAATCTCCTTGGATGCTTTCTCATCCTTTTCTTTAAGTTGGACAGTTTCTTTTTTAAGGTTTTCCAATTCTTCTTTTGAAGCTCCCGCATTACTCCTTAAATTAATAAGCTTTTGAAGATAATGGTGGGTACGATCAATTAGGAATCCAAGGAATAATGTAAAACCTGCAAGACCATATTAATTCATGTAAGACAAGATAATCTAGTTTAAGATGTATGCTTATTCTAAGGGCCTGTTTGGTCTCAGGAAATgtttttatctcattttctgttttcacaaATAACTACAAGTGTCactttattttcactttatttcctgttttttgtaattaattactaatgaaaacaaaatcatttcCTTAAACTAAACAGGCCCTAAGAAACATACAAGAAAATTGGTGTCCAGTGTCCTCACAGCATCAAACTGAACAAGGCCTAGAAATAAAAGTATAAGATTGTACAGGCATCAAGCTTATTATAAACTCAAGTACAGAATAAACTTGAACAATAGAATACATATGCCAACGTGGCAATTGGGAAACTAAAACACCATATCTCTACCAAAAAATAAGTACATAAAACATCATAACAGCAGATGCAGATACTTCCAATACTTATCCTATAATATTTGGTCTATACTTCAAATTCTACAAGTGTCAGAACCTTAGTTATGAAAGTCAATGGAGGAAAACCCACCTAATAGTATATACTTTATCCATATTTTAAGAAGTGTAACACAAGACCGAAAAAATCCCTGATCAGAACTTCTGAAATTTCTACAAACAACTCTAACTAAAAACACAGTACAAAAACCAATAGAATAAAACCCATATAATAGTATTTACCATGCATTTGGCACACATTAAGAAGCATTAATTGGTATTATTACATCATCCTAATTATGTTTTGACCTGCATGGGTATTTCTCCAACCCGATGATTGTGAAGCATGAGACGAATAATACCAGTAAATGATGTTTTATATTACCATTCAACCAAAAGCCCATATCAGCTTATTCAATTTTATACACTGCTTAATCAGCTGTTTTCAATACTGCCACCAAAAGTCAAAATCATGGTCTTTAATGTAACATTGCAGTTTTACAATTTTCTGAAGGCTGGGCAATCCTGATTTCATGTTGCAGCTCATTTTGTGGGAACTTTGGAATCAAATGAACTTACATGTAAGATCACTTAAAACACCCGATCTTAACGTGCT
This window harbors:
- the LOC100793884 gene encoding uncharacterized protein; this translates as MIQLLFMVIFVEGVLAFLLLVKIGPLRDLVIKSLDQLKMGKGPATVKTIAGTMSVILLSSLMSIVKIQNKGAKLGTMSPMDQVLWRTHLLEASLMGFTLFLGFLIDRTHHYLQKLINLRSNAGASKEELENLKKETVQLKEKDEKASKEIKQLKEELSHLSKSLEKIKLESEEKDKKVETAEAHVASLQKQAADLLLEYDRLLEDNQNLQAQTLGHKS